Proteins encoded in a region of the Halococcus saccharolyticus DSM 5350 genome:
- a CDS encoding NOP5/NOP56 family protein, whose protein sequence is MSEGTPAGTGWFEGVEQGDLDGARDAIETGSAESPADWPARAVETGFVDTDEEYYAALREATIATARDAAAERERADDRQVIHAVRAMDDTERMANELAERVAEWAASRTEDAGTGIEHCRELVDRRGENAEPADDRVAAIAERVVDLDEEAAELEAYVERTVRSVAPNLAALAGPTLAARLLALAGGLESLARTSSSTMQVLGAEDALFAHLRGSAPSPKHGVIYTHEYVRHTHPDERGSAARALAGKLTIAARVDHYAGDRRPDLDRELDERIARIRARRDDEDADDRGDDDAS, encoded by the coding sequence ATGAGCGAGGGAACGCCGGCAGGGACAGGGTGGTTCGAGGGGGTGGAGCAGGGCGATCTCGACGGTGCCCGCGACGCGATCGAGACCGGGAGCGCCGAATCCCCGGCTGACTGGCCCGCGCGAGCAGTCGAGACTGGCTTCGTCGACACCGACGAGGAGTACTACGCGGCGCTCCGCGAGGCGACGATCGCGACCGCCCGGGACGCGGCCGCCGAGCGCGAGCGTGCCGACGACCGTCAGGTGATCCACGCGGTCCGGGCGATGGACGACACGGAACGAATGGCGAACGAACTCGCCGAACGGGTCGCGGAGTGGGCCGCGAGTCGGACAGAAGACGCCGGAACCGGTATCGAACACTGTCGTGAACTCGTCGATCGGCGGGGCGAGAACGCCGAACCGGCCGACGACCGCGTGGCGGCGATCGCAGAACGCGTCGTCGATCTCGACGAGGAGGCGGCGGAACTCGAAGCGTACGTCGAGCGCACGGTTCGTTCGGTAGCTCCCAACCTCGCTGCGCTCGCAGGGCCGACGCTCGCGGCGCGCCTGCTCGCACTCGCCGGCGGTCTGGAGTCGCTGGCGCGAACGTCGAGTTCCACGATGCAGGTTCTCGGGGCCGAGGACGCGCTGTTCGCCCACCTCCGAGGGTCGGCTCCGTCGCCGAAACACGGCGTGATCTACACCCACGAGTACGTCCGCCACACCCATCCCGATGAGCGGGGCTCGGCAGCCCGCGCGCTCGCGGGCAAACTCACCATCGCCGCCCGGGTCGATCACTACGCCGGCGATCGCCGGCCCGATCTCGATCGCGAGTTGGACGAACGGATCGCGCGAATTCGAGCGCGGCGCGACGACGAAGATGCCGACGATCGGGGTGACGATGACGCTTCCTGA
- a CDS encoding BCCT family transporter → MSTQGAGPVETVLRSVLVPICVIAGAVVVSVFFFPGVVGSLLTGGAILIVSLLFFGSGLAYVALLPITVDVDAEKARRDAPYLLRIRRLGWVGTIKGAAARFRNFLARQDPLTFGVPVAAFVLFFAAYYLAPSGTQSVVGTVESVLLHEFGWLFLGAMFLAVCYCLVLLVGPWGDIKLGGPDAEPTYTYPTYFAMFFTAGIAAGIVFWGPAEALFHYDTPPPFLDAQPRSGGVVAGALTYAIFHYGFSAWSAYVVIGVPIAYFTYQRGAPLRVSSILTPFLGVDGLDSRWATLVDVLAVFATIGGIATSVALVGQQFLAGVSYQWGVTYGGVAPVLVVAGLTLIYVVSAQSGVHRGIRRIAGVAIVLFVLFAALLIAVGPQSAILDIGSAAVGGYVVDFVPMSLYLGGGLVAEEWVANWTVWNWSWWFSWAPFAGLFLAALSKGRRVRTVVLTGAVATSAATAVWFVLLGGTSLSLQRSGTADILAAIEAYATPEAVAGFPIFAALPLGQLLMFLFLALIIVFIVTSADTSTLVVAILATKQDRAPTTGSIVFWGLFQGVVAVAVLLGGGGEALQALAVLTGGPFAVLVVVALVGLTLTFRRHERGHRSPLGKLRATVRDHGIAGPSEVLRDDD, encoded by the coding sequence ATGAGTACCCAGGGGGCCGGCCCCGTGGAGACGGTCCTCCGGAGCGTCCTCGTGCCGATTTGTGTGATCGCGGGCGCGGTCGTCGTCTCGGTCTTTTTCTTTCCGGGGGTCGTCGGCTCGCTACTGACCGGGGGGGCCATTCTCATCGTTTCGCTGTTGTTCTTCGGTTCCGGACTGGCGTACGTCGCGCTGTTGCCGATCACGGTCGACGTGGACGCCGAAAAGGCCCGACGCGACGCCCCGTATCTACTGCGAATCCGGCGGCTTGGGTGGGTTGGGACCATCAAGGGCGCTGCGGCACGGTTCAGGAATTTTCTCGCCCGCCAGGACCCACTCACGTTCGGTGTCCCGGTAGCAGCCTTCGTCCTGTTTTTCGCAGCGTACTACCTCGCACCGTCGGGCACTCAGTCGGTCGTCGGCACCGTCGAAAGCGTCCTGCTCCACGAGTTCGGATGGCTATTCTTGGGCGCGATGTTCCTCGCGGTGTGTTACTGTCTGGTCTTGCTGGTCGGGCCGTGGGGAGACATCAAACTCGGCGGGCCCGACGCCGAACCCACCTACACCTACCCGACGTACTTCGCGATGTTCTTCACCGCGGGTATCGCCGCCGGTATCGTCTTCTGGGGCCCTGCCGAGGCACTCTTTCACTACGACACGCCGCCACCGTTTCTCGACGCCCAGCCACGATCGGGCGGTGTCGTCGCCGGCGCGCTCACCTACGCGATCTTTCACTACGGCTTCTCGGCGTGGAGCGCCTACGTCGTCATCGGCGTGCCGATCGCCTACTTCACCTACCAGCGAGGCGCGCCGCTGCGGGTCTCGTCGATCCTGACGCCGTTTCTGGGGGTCGACGGTCTCGACAGCCGCTGGGCCACGCTCGTCGACGTGCTCGCCGTGTTCGCGACCATTGGGGGGATCGCCACCTCGGTCGCGCTCGTCGGCCAGCAGTTCCTCGCCGGCGTCAGCTACCAGTGGGGAGTGACCTACGGCGGCGTGGCCCCCGTCCTCGTCGTCGCCGGACTGACGCTCATTTACGTCGTCTCCGCCCAGAGCGGCGTCCACCGCGGTATCCGTCGGATCGCCGGGGTCGCCATCGTCCTGTTCGTCCTGTTCGCGGCACTGCTGATCGCCGTCGGTCCGCAATCGGCCATTCTCGACATCGGTTCCGCCGCCGTCGGCGGCTACGTCGTGGATTTCGTACCGATGAGCCTCTATCTCGGCGGTGGACTGGTCGCCGAGGAGTGGGTGGCGAACTGGACGGTCTGGAACTGGTCGTGGTGGTTCTCGTGGGCCCCCTTCGCCGGACTCTTTCTCGCGGCGCTCTCGAAGGGCCGGCGGGTTCGGACCGTGGTTCTCACGGGTGCGGTCGCCACGTCGGCCGCGACCGCTGTGTGGTTCGTTCTGCTCGGCGGGACGTCACTATCCCTCCAGCGCTCCGGGACGGCCGACATCCTCGCCGCCATCGAGGCCTACGCCACGCCCGAGGCGGTCGCCGGCTTCCCGATCTTCGCGGCGCTCCCGCTCGGCCAGCTTCTGATGTTCCTGTTTCTCGCGCTCATCATCGTGTTCATCGTCACCTCCGCGGACACCTCGACGCTGGTGGTTGCGATCCTCGCGACCAAGCAGGATCGCGCGCCGACGACCGGGAGTATCGTCTTCTGGGGGCTGTTTCAGGGCGTGGTCGCGGTTGCGGTGCTGCTCGGCGGCGGCGGCGAGGCGTTACAGGCGCTCGCGGTGTTGACGGGCGGGCCGTTCGCGGTGCTGGTAGTGGTCGCGCTAGTTGGGCTGACGCTGACGTTCCGCCGCCACGAACGCGGTCATCGCTCACCGCTCGGCAAGTTGCGCGCCACCGTCCGCGATCACGGTATCGCGGGCCCGAGCGAGGTGCTTCGGGACGACGACTGA
- the dph5 gene encoding diphthine synthase, whose protein sequence is MLTFVGLGLYDERSITVEGRDALRDADRVFAEFYTSKLVGATVADLETYHDSEIEVRDRASVEQDSEPILDAAEGGEVAFVVAGDPMISTTHTDLRLRAHERDIETRVIHGTTAQAAASSLTGLQNYRFGKATTIPFAYGDGDIPQSVLDTIDTNRERGLHTLCFLDIKAAEDRYMAASTAAERLEPGLDDPLGVVVARAGSPDPIVAADRLSALAETDFGDPLHLLVIPGDLHHVERDALIGLAGAPEDLI, encoded by the coding sequence ATGCTCACTTTCGTCGGTCTCGGGCTCTACGACGAGCGTTCGATCACGGTCGAGGGACGGGATGCGCTCCGCGACGCCGACCGCGTCTTCGCCGAGTTCTACACCAGCAAACTCGTCGGTGCGACCGTCGCGGATCTCGAAACCTACCACGACAGCGAAATCGAGGTCCGCGACCGAGCGAGTGTCGAACAGGACTCCGAACCGATCCTCGACGCGGCCGAGGGGGGCGAGGTGGCGTTCGTGGTCGCTGGCGACCCCATGATCTCGACGACTCACACCGATCTCCGACTCCGCGCGCACGAACGCGACATCGAAACCCGTGTGATCCACGGGACGACTGCCCAGGCCGCCGCGAGCTCCCTTACTGGACTCCAGAACTACCGCTTTGGAAAAGCGACCACGATCCCGTTCGCCTACGGCGACGGCGATATTCCCCAAAGTGTCCTCGACACCATCGACACGAACCGCGAGCGCGGCCTCCATACGCTCTGCTTTCTCGACATCAAGGCCGCCGAGGATCGTTATATGGCCGCGAGCACCGCCGCCGAGCGACTCGAACCGGGTCTCGACGATCCGCTCGGCGTCGTCGTCGCCCGCGCGGGAAGTCCAGATCCAATCGTGGCCGCGGATCGACTCTCGGCGCTCGCCGAGACGGACTTCGGCGACCCACTTCACCTGCTCGTGATTCCCGGCGATCTCCATCACGTCGAGCGCGACGCACTGATCGGTCTTGCAGGCGCACCCGAAGACCTCATCTAA
- the artA gene encoding archaeosortase A: protein MLDGVLAALAWFGRFSDPLAWLVVATFTAGAALTWRESRFARPITVTAWVLFGVFWLSVFHHFAFVQKSFIEGIGTLVAVPASLYAGLLLARGRDSLFVLSRAIAAMGLIFFPFETIPILREFLIETVTRQTAFLIQLLGIDPTVVSGTQVPTGTHPDYQSTFWFVDGDHTITYTILIACTGVGSMAIFGGLIAATDAPLSRKLRALAVSIPVIYGLNLVRNVFIAIGFGTQRFHFFPDTIMSLFGSSDPYKVSYFIADRVLAQSLSVVAMVAITWVVIHELPEVMVVIEDVLYMATGTEYDLQRALGVGMRADGSGSGGE from the coding sequence ATGCTCGACGGAGTGCTCGCCGCGCTCGCGTGGTTCGGTCGGTTCTCCGACCCGCTCGCGTGGCTCGTGGTCGCCACCTTCACCGCCGGGGCGGCACTTACGTGGCGTGAGAGCCGGTTTGCACGCCCGATCACGGTCACAGCGTGGGTCCTCTTCGGGGTGTTCTGGCTCTCGGTGTTCCATCACTTCGCGTTCGTCCAGAAGAGCTTCATCGAAGGGATCGGGACGCTGGTGGCGGTGCCAGCGAGTCTCTATGCGGGATTATTGCTCGCCCGCGGTCGCGACTCGCTATTTGTACTCTCGCGGGCGATCGCCGCGATGGGACTGATCTTTTTCCCGTTTGAGACGATCCCCATCCTCCGGGAGTTCCTAATCGAGACCGTCACCCGTCAGACCGCGTTCTTGATCCAACTACTCGGGATCGATCCGACGGTGGTTTCGGGAACCCAGGTCCCGACTGGCACCCACCCCGACTACCAGAGCACGTTCTGGTTCGTCGATGGTGACCACACGATCACGTACACCATCCTGATCGCCTGTACCGGGGTGGGGAGCATGGCGATCTTCGGCGGGCTCATCGCCGCGACCGACGCGCCGCTCTCCCGGAAACTCCGTGCACTCGCGGTCTCGATCCCGGTGATCTACGGGCTAAATCTCGTTCGGAACGTGTTCATCGCGATCGGCTTCGGCACCCAGCGGTTCCACTTCTTCCCCGATACGATCATGTCGCTGTTCGGTTCCTCCGACCCGTACAAAGTCTCGTACTTCATCGCCGACCGCGTGCTCGCCCAGAGCCTCTCGGTGGTGGCGATGGTCGCGATCACGTGGGTTGTGATCCACGAACTTCCAGAAGTAATGGTCGTGATCGAGGATGTGCTCTACATGGCGACCGGGACCGAGTACGACCTCCAGCGCGCGCTCGGCGTCGGGATGCGTGCCGACGGCAGCGGTTCCGGCGGCGAGTAG
- a CDS encoding fibrillarin-like rRNA/tRNA 2'-O-methyltransferase, which yields MTLPEGVVYREIDGEERLATQGATVYGEPMEDGWRAWDVRRSKLGAMIDAGMDTGLTGDDGVLYLGAANGTTASHVADFARVVYAVEFASRPMGDLVGVAESRTGLFPLLKDAHQPETYAHIVEDDLDAIVQDVATRGQARVACANRQFLAADGRLLAAIKARSEDATADPESVFDAALDELRTTYEILDTHRLDPHHADHLAVVARPR from the coding sequence ATGACGCTTCCTGAGGGCGTCGTCTATCGCGAGATCGACGGTGAGGAGCGTCTCGCGACCCAAGGGGCGACGGTCTACGGCGAACCCATGGAGGACGGGTGGCGTGCGTGGGACGTTCGGCGATCGAAACTCGGCGCGATGATCGACGCCGGAATGGACACCGGCCTCACGGGCGACGATGGAGTGTTGTATCTGGGTGCGGCGAACGGTACCACCGCAAGCCACGTCGCGGACTTCGCGCGTGTCGTCTACGCGGTCGAGTTCGCGTCGCGGCCGATGGGCGATCTCGTCGGCGTTGCGGAATCGCGGACCGGGCTTTTTCCACTGCTCAAGGACGCCCACCAGCCCGAGACGTACGCCCACATCGTCGAGGACGATCTCGATGCGATCGTTCAGGACGTCGCCACCCGAGGTCAGGCACGGGTGGCGTGTGCGAACCGGCAGTTCCTCGCCGCGGACGGCCGACTCCTGGCAGCGATCAAGGCCCGAAGCGAGGACGCGACCGCCGATCCCGAGAGCGTGTTCGACGCGGCGCTCGACGAACTCCGGACGACCTACGAGATCCTCGATACCCACCGGCTCGACCCGCACCACGCCGACCACCTCGCGGTTGTCGCCCGGCCGCGCTAA
- a CDS encoding DUF7282 domain-containing protein, whose translation MTNDHRERAAGCWLAVLVILAAFGGVAFLGPASAQGTDVAANGTAAPTNDSQSSINETQSQRNGVDGTNETNASSATFNRSTVAEDRGDIAAIGINLSGVTETTVTVGSPAVNYETNVTVADGGNGQVTLLMNSYLAGTTENESQAYDTLAAEDSIVRTNRTTERLEAPLDTSTYNLSATVDGRETDTAALRLTERTSDELVTWTAPAESFDNVTNASEVAAAIENDRITTTDNVAVGDVLVLQSKLSGVYGAFEAANFTELVERGMFNLTVRQTNPGTNRQPKQLDLDRSLANDSIRVIPDPETDILYVNIDTEAAVFERGPPRPGDEFEAELTVREESSLAASNQSIGANVTAVGAELGLGDVSLAADDGQTVTGTTSIAPASEVTISLTANGTGSFVKTNTTTVSPNGTFATTFNLSETSPNTTVDVRAVGPLNTSDDITVPVRQSQEPAPMAGGARLAVDDQTTTGETVRIRNVTLADGGYVVIHAPNASEAPVESVLGTSSYLENGTAENVTVTLGQPLTESTDVVVMAHRDTNDNGVFDFVSSNGSEDGPYTSSSGSTAAGAETSAEAATATGAAASDSEPVATTVSVTVSNATTTGEVSDTTAVGSANGTNASGQPTSENGPGFGIVVATAAIVVAVVALGRRRE comes from the coding sequence GTGACGAACGACCACCGCGAGCGGGCCGCCGGCTGCTGGCTGGCGGTGCTCGTGATCCTTGCGGCGTTCGGTGGGGTGGCCTTCCTCGGACCGGCGAGCGCACAGGGGACCGATGTGGCGGCCAACGGGACGGCCGCACCCACGAACGACAGCCAATCGTCGATCAACGAAACCCAATCTCAGCGCAACGGAGTCGATGGGACTAACGAAACCAACGCGAGCAGCGCGACGTTCAACCGCTCGACCGTGGCCGAGGACCGTGGCGACATCGCCGCCATCGGAATCAATCTCTCCGGGGTGACCGAGACCACCGTCACGGTTGGCAGCCCCGCAGTCAACTACGAGACAAACGTCACCGTCGCGGACGGCGGCAACGGACAGGTCACGCTCCTGATGAACTCGTATCTCGCGGGCACCACCGAAAACGAAAGCCAGGCGTACGACACGCTGGCCGCTGAGGATTCGATCGTCCGGACGAACCGGACGACCGAACGACTCGAGGCCCCGCTCGACACCAGCACGTACAACCTCTCGGCCACGGTCGACGGGCGCGAAACCGACACCGCGGCGCTCAGACTGACCGAGCGGACGTCCGACGAGCTCGTGACGTGGACCGCCCCCGCCGAGAGCTTCGACAACGTGACGAACGCGAGCGAGGTCGCCGCCGCCATCGAGAACGACCGGATCACCACCACCGATAACGTCGCCGTCGGCGACGTGCTGGTGCTCCAATCCAAGCTCTCCGGCGTCTACGGCGCGTTCGAGGCCGCGAACTTCACCGAACTGGTCGAGCGCGGGATGTTCAACCTGACGGTCCGCCAGACCAATCCCGGCACGAACCGCCAGCCGAAGCAGCTCGATCTCGATCGGAGCCTCGCGAACGACTCGATACGAGTGATCCCCGATCCGGAAACGGACATCCTCTACGTCAACATCGACACCGAGGCGGCGGTCTTCGAGCGCGGCCCACCGCGTCCCGGTGACGAGTTCGAAGCCGAACTCACCGTGCGCGAGGAAAGCAGCCTCGCCGCGAGCAACCAGTCGATCGGCGCAAACGTCACGGCCGTCGGGGCCGAGCTCGGGCTCGGTGACGTCTCGCTCGCTGCCGACGACGGCCAGACCGTCACCGGAACGACGAGTATCGCGCCAGCCAGCGAGGTGACGATCAGTCTCACGGCCAACGGCACCGGGTCGTTCGTCAAGACCAACACCACCACAGTCTCGCCGAACGGCACCTTCGCCACCACGTTCAACCTCTCTGAGACCTCGCCGAACACCACGGTCGACGTGCGCGCGGTCGGACCACTCAACACCAGCGACGACATCACGGTGCCCGTCCGCCAGAGTCAGGAGCCCGCGCCGATGGCTGGCGGTGCCCGGCTCGCCGTCGACGACCAGACGACGACCGGCGAGACCGTTCGGATCCGAAACGTCACGCTCGCCGATGGTGGCTACGTCGTGATCCACGCGCCGAACGCCTCCGAAGCCCCCGTCGAGAGCGTTCTCGGCACGTCGAGCTATCTCGAGAACGGCACCGCCGAGAACGTCACCGTAACGCTCGGCCAACCGCTCACCGAGAGCACCGACGTGGTGGTGATGGCTCACCGCGACACCAACGACAACGGTGTGTTCGACTTCGTGAGTTCGAACGGTAGCGAGGACGGCCCCTACACGTCCTCGTCGGGGTCGACTGCCGCCGGAGCCGAAACCAGCGCGGAAGCGGCGACCGCCACCGGTGCTGCGGCGAGCGATAGCGAACCGGTCGCCACGACCGTCAGTGTGACCGTCAGCAACGCCACCACGACAGGTGAAGTGAGCGACACCACAGCGGTTGGGAGTGCGAACGGCACCAACGCGTCGGGGCAACCGACGAGCGAGAACGGTCCAGGGTTCGGGATCGTCGTCGCAACCGCCGCGATCGTCGTGGCTGTCGTCGCTCTCGGGAGACGACGAGAATGA
- a CDS encoding alanyl-tRNA editing protein, with the protein MQTLAPAEPYTTEFEAIVESQDDDELVLDETYFYAESGGQPPDRGTLAGERIADVQERDGEIVHTLADAPAVEVGDTVAGRIDPAFRTYCMRAHTASHVLYGAGRRLFDDLGYGGFDIDEHKVRVDFATPTAIDDAALVTLERLVNRAVWDSKDVTWENAPREAALARDDVAFNTKTEEGIGGEEVRLVDVDSWDVAACGGTHVRNTREIGPVAVLDRSNPGEGVTRVEFAVGPAAIQRRSAEKTAALDAATALETRVTDLPEAVARLRDERDALAAERTGLQEHLVDSRLDELRETAVERDDRTWLVGTVDHLDTNELAERANDLTDSAADVVGLVGGDGESVAVATDGEIDANRVVDDLTAEFGGGGGGNETMAQAGGFDTDPEELVAFLRTGSVETTN; encoded by the coding sequence ATGCAGACGCTCGCTCCGGCCGAACCGTACACGACCGAGTTCGAGGCGATCGTCGAATCACAGGATGACGACGAACTGGTGCTCGACGAGACGTACTTTTATGCCGAGAGCGGGGGCCAGCCGCCCGATCGCGGCACTCTCGCTGGCGAGCGGATCGCGGATGTTCAGGAGCGCGACGGCGAGATCGTCCACACGCTCGCGGACGCACCGGCAGTTGAAGTCGGAGATACGGTCGCCGGCCGGATCGATCCGGCCTTCCGAACGTACTGCATGCGCGCCCATACCGCCAGTCACGTCCTCTACGGGGCCGGTCGCCGACTGTTCGACGACCTCGGCTACGGCGGGTTCGACATCGACGAGCACAAGGTCAGGGTCGACTTCGCGACCCCGACGGCGATCGACGACGCGGCGCTCGTGACGCTCGAACGGCTGGTCAACCGCGCGGTCTGGGACTCCAAGGACGTGACGTGGGAGAACGCCCCCCGGGAGGCGGCGCTCGCCCGCGACGACGTGGCGTTCAACACCAAGACCGAGGAAGGAATCGGCGGTGAGGAGGTTCGCCTGGTCGACGTCGACAGTTGGGACGTCGCTGCCTGCGGCGGAACCCACGTCCGAAACACCCGCGAGATCGGCCCGGTTGCAGTGCTCGATCGATCGAACCCTGGCGAAGGCGTGACGAGAGTCGAGTTCGCGGTCGGGCCGGCCGCGATCCAGCGGCGGAGCGCCGAGAAGACCGCGGCGCTCGACGCGGCCACCGCGCTCGAAACCCGCGTGACCGATCTTCCCGAGGCAGTCGCACGGCTCCGGGACGAACGCGACGCGCTCGCGGCCGAGCGGACAGGATTGCAGGAACACCTCGTCGATTCGCGGCTGGACGAACTGCGCGAAACGGCCGTCGAACGCGATGACCGGACGTGGCTCGTCGGGACGGTCGATCACCTCGACACCAACGAACTCGCGGAGCGAGCGAACGATCTCACCGATTCGGCCGCCGACGTGGTCGGCCTCGTCGGTGGCGACGGTGAGAGCGTCGCCGTTGCCACGGACGGAGAAATCGACGCCAACAGGGTCGTCGACGACCTCACCGCCGAATTCGGCGGCGGTGGCGGCGGAAACGAGACGATGGCCCAGGCTGGCGGCTTCGACACCGATCCCGAGGAGCTCGTCGCGTTCTTGCGTACCGGCAGCGTCGAAACCACGAACTGA
- a CDS encoding NAD-binding protein: MANDPPETTMDAALRELFHHDDRVPFVYWREYTGTDTTVLLTAAVAVLAFVTGLSHFSQRDLAFDGPLAPLLPAEWVTVVPFGAVLLAFVLGGLAVGLRRRLRIAWYGTVLVLPLVVVLPLVTAEPTDVLLFVLSLGTFPLVVRNRTAFDQSLDLSPFQTAAIVAFVAGQAYGTIGAYRLRNFYTGIETWTDAFYYIVVTGTTVGYGDATPTSQGAKLFTLSAIVISTGTFAVASGSLIIPAIESRVSAAFGTMTASELALMEDHVVVLGYGDLTEPLVDELVATTDVVVVTADADTASALDEEDVNVLTADPTDEDALLDARIDVASGVVAATSDDAQDTLAVLAAREVNSDVRIVAAATDHGHVGKLERVGADEVISPSVIVGRRLGRSVLGDTDASDAETDATETSGTENGGDGNAT, from the coding sequence GTGGCGAACGATCCCCCCGAGACGACGATGGACGCCGCCCTTCGGGAGCTGTTCCACCACGACGACAGAGTGCCGTTCGTCTACTGGCGGGAGTACACGGGAACGGATACTACGGTACTGCTGACCGCGGCGGTCGCGGTCCTCGCGTTCGTCACCGGCCTCTCGCATTTCAGCCAGCGCGACCTCGCGTTCGATGGCCCGCTCGCGCCCCTTCTCCCGGCCGAGTGGGTGACCGTCGTGCCGTTCGGGGCCGTGCTCCTCGCGTTCGTGCTCGGGGGGCTCGCGGTGGGGCTTCGCCGCCGCCTCCGGATCGCCTGGTACGGTACGGTCCTCGTGCTCCCGCTGGTGGTGGTGTTACCGCTCGTGACAGCGGAGCCGACCGACGTCCTGCTGTTCGTGCTGTCGCTCGGCACGTTCCCGCTGGTGGTTCGCAACCGGACCGCGTTCGACCAGTCGCTCGACCTCTCGCCGTTCCAGACCGCCGCCATCGTGGCGTTCGTCGCCGGCCAGGCGTACGGCACCATCGGGGCGTACAGACTCCGCAACTTCTACACCGGTATCGAGACGTGGACCGACGCGTTCTACTACATCGTCGTTACTGGAACCACCGTCGGCTACGGTGACGCGACGCCGACGAGTCAGGGGGCGAAACTGTTTACCCTCTCGGCGATAGTCATCAGCACCGGCACGTTCGCCGTCGCCTCGGGCTCGCTCATCATCCCGGCGATCGAGTCCCGGGTGTCGGCCGCGTTCGGAACCATGACAGCCTCGGAACTCGCACTCATGGAGGACCACGTCGTGGTTCTCGGCTACGGCGACCTCACCGAACCCTTGGTCGACGAGCTGGTGGCCACGACCGACGTGGTCGTCGTGACTGCCGACGCCGACACGGCGTCGGCGCTCGACGAGGAAGACGTGAATGTCCTCACAGCGGACCCGACCGACGAGGACGCGCTCCTCGACGCGCGGATCGACGTCGCGAGCGGGGTCGTGGCCGCGACCAGCGACGACGCCCAAGACACCCTCGCGGTGCTCGCCGCGCGGGAGGTGAACTCCGACGTCCGGATCGTCGCGGCGGCGACCGACCACGGCCACGTCGGCAAGCTCGAACGCGTGGGTGCCGACGAGGTCATCAGCCCATCGGTCATCGTCGGCCGTCGTCTCGGCCGCTCCGTCCTCGGCGATACCGATGCGTCGGACGCCGAGACGGACGCGACCGAGACGAGTGGCACCGAAAACGGTGGGGACGGAAACGCGACGTAA
- a CDS encoding universal stress protein has product MYDTILIPTDGSDEARKAAQHGIELAATLGTTVHTLYVMDLPGVPRALSIRDDEEQVRREYREYGERVTEEVDEMASDAGVECVTAIKSGTIHEEIVKYADDEGVDAIVMGTGYQGRFGALLGTIAEKVVRLSTVPVISTKLSESEARSRFADS; this is encoded by the coding sequence ATGTACGATACGATTCTCATTCCGACCGACGGGAGCGACGAGGCGCGGAAGGCAGCCCAGCACGGGATCGAACTCGCGGCGACGCTCGGCACGACCGTCCACACGCTGTACGTGATGGATCTTCCGGGCGTGCCTCGGGCGCTCTCGATCAGGGACGATGAAGAGCAGGTCCGCAGGGAATACCGGGAGTACGGCGAGCGTGTCACCGAGGAGGTGGACGAGATGGCGAGCGACGCCGGCGTCGAGTGTGTTACCGCGATCAAAAGCGGCACGATCCACGAGGAGATCGTCAAATACGCCGACGACGAAGGCGTCGATGCGATCGTGATGGGAACCGGCTATCAGGGCCGGTTCGGCGCGCTGCTCGGCACTATCGCCGAGAAGGTCGTCCGACTGTCGACCGTTCCGGTGATCTCGACCAAGCTGAGCGAGAGCGAGGCCCGCAGTCGATTCGCCGACTCCTGA